The Kogia breviceps isolate mKogBre1 chromosome 19, mKogBre1 haplotype 1, whole genome shotgun sequence genome contains the following window.
TTGGGGTTGGGGATGATGGGGAGGAAATAGTCAGGAGGCGTGGGAGGTGGTAAGTGGTGTCAAAGACTTAAGGAATCAAAGTTTTAATATGTAAGGGGGGAGGGAGGTTAGAGGGTCAGCATTACAGATTCAAGGAATTAGAACAGGAGTCAAAGGGGCCAGGAATCAGTCACTACATCAGACAGGATTAGATGGTTAGAGGGCTTTAGAACTTAATCTATTATCATCAAGGTAAGAGGGTTTGGGAGGAAGGGTCGAAGGTCAAAGGGAAGTTTCATGGGGTAGGGTCAGAGGGTGGGACAGTGGTGGTTTCTGCTTCATGGGGTGAATGAGATATGAGGAACGTGATTTGTGGGACCGGGGGTAAGGACTTTTGTGGACTATACACGGGCCAGGGCCCCAGAGAGGGTGCTATTAGCAATACGGCAGGTGTGTGGGTCAGCGAAGCAGTTCCGCCCTGTGGAGGGCACGTGGCACAGTCTCACGgagactggggggtgggggggaaggtccCTCCCTTAGGCACTGATGTGAATGCTACTGGGCATGGATGAGGGTTGGCTGCACGAATCCTAGAGGCTAAAAACCAAGGGGGTACCAGGTGGGTCGGGgtggggtcagaggtcagagggGGGTGGTTCAGAGGGTAAAGGGGTCAGAGGGGTGGGAAGATTTTGAGGGGTGCGGGGTGAAGACTTACGCAGCGTTGTGGGCCCTCCCCCGCGCGGGGCCGCCGCGGCCCTTACCCTTGTGCAGCACGGCGTTGGCCGGCTTGTTCCCCGCCAGCGACTCCTTGGAGAGGTGCTGGTGGCTCTCGGCCAGGCACTCGGCCTCGGCGAAGCGGGCGTGGAGGGCCATGGCGGGGTGCGCCGGCTCCTGTGATAGGTTCAGGTAGGCCGCCCGCCGCAGCTGCTCCTCAATCACCAGCGCCTGCTCCAGGAGCTAAGGGCGCGGGGAGGGGGTGAGTGCAGGGACCCGCCAGCAGCAAGCACGCAGCTCGGGGCTGGAGGCCCTCACTGCCCTCACCACCGGCCCGGACCCCCAGCTCCACTCCAACACTGGCTGCGACCCCGATCCGGGCACAGGGCCAAACACAAGGTGACCCTCTGGTCTCTGCCTCAAGCATCGCCTCAACCCTCAAGGTGTTAACCTTGCCTACATTCCAGCCAGATCCCGTCCCACTTGTGACCCAAGCCCCTGTTCAACACTGCTCCTTTCCTCCCTCATCCTCACCTTGAATCTCCGGGCCAGGAACTTATTTTTCATCTCCAGAAAGTTCCCCTTATTGGCTTCAGTTTTAAATGGCTCGTTGATAATGGCAAACTGGGCATCATTCTGGATGTCCTGCCACCGTGCGTAGCCATGGCTGCCAAGGAAGGAAGTGGACCATCAAGGAATTCAACAGGGCTAGGCTGGGCTGTGAACACGCCTCCCTTTTGGCCTGGTCGCCCCAAAGTGTGGCACTAGGCCCCCTTCCCTAAGTGCGGACTCATCTTCTCTGTAGTTCCCCTCTCTCCAGGTtgagagaacattttttttttcttgcatttgtATCCAAGGATACAGGACAATCCCAGCCAGAAGCCAATAGTCATGTCTTCGGTGCCAGATCTCATTGAGTTTCCCCGAGGAAATAGCTGCCCGTTCCTCATTCTGCCACAGCGTGTGGAGCTCTGAAAAGAGGACAGAAGACCGATGAGGCATCCAGAGTTTGTGAAGCACATCCAGCCCAGAGGACTGGtacagaggagggaactgaaCAGTGGGACAGGACTAAGGGCTTTTCAGGAGGAACAGGGCAGGGTTAGGTGAGGGGTTAGGAATAAAACTAGTTACAAACAAGGTTCAAGTTAGGATTAAGAGTGCAGGTAGGATTAAGGCAGCTCTGGAGTTAGGAGTACACTTAAGGAGGGCCAAGGGCAAGGATCAGAGACAGCGTGCACCATTCCATTGGCAGTTACTTGGAATTAAAGGCGGAAGGAGGCCTCAGGCCCAAAGAGAAACCCCATGAGGATGAGCTAACCCCAGTGAGGAGCAGAGGGCAGTGAGGACGccccacctgtgaagccaccatcTGCAATATTGAACATGAACCGCGgcttctctgccttctcctcaCGTCGCCCGTTGGACCGCAGCTCGTCTCGAGGAGGTCCAGGTCGAAGCTCCCGGTCCCCTTTTACATCTTCTGCTACGGCAGATGGGGCAGAGCTCACACCTCAGGAGAGTCTCCTCCCAGGTCCCAAGACTACACTCTGTAGTGTACTGGCCCCTGGAACAGCTACCCACCCAGGACCCAGGCATTTGGTTCCCAAgactccacctcccctccccggaTTCCCTCGGGGAGCCAGGTGTCCGGTCCTCCCTCCCGTTACCTCTCTTGCCCAAATCCCCCGTCTCCCCCTCCGGCCTCTCCCTGTGTTCCTGTCCATCCATcggcttctcctcccccctctctcctgGTGTCGACTCCGTGGCTGTGGGAGGGGGTAGGGGACAGGAAGGGAGGATGTCACCCTCATCCCCTGACCCCAGAAGAGGGAACCCCCAAATTCTAAGCCCCCCATCACCCCTAAGGCCATGCACCCACCTGACTTCTCTCTGTCCCCACGGTACCCAGGTTCAGGCTCCATCTCTCCAGGTACCCCTGGCACCTCATCCTCTAGAGGAATCTTCCTTGGCTCCAGCCGCTCCCCAGGtgatggggctgggctgggggtatCAGCCTAAAAGAGGACAAAGGAGTCAGGATGAAGTGGCGGCTCCTAGGCACCAGCCTCCATGACTCCCTCCCCTCAAAGGGAGCCAGGTAGCCACACACCTCTGTTTCCATCTTCTCCCCAGCTTTGCTATTCTTCTCTGGCCTCTCCTCCTGGTTTTCTGCTTCATCCTTCTCCAGAGGTGTCCTCACGCCGTCTCCTTTCTCACTGGGGGCTGGAGTAGCTGCAGGGGGGTAAGGCAGAGTGAGGCGGGCAAACTCCcgccccaaccccagcccctcgGCGGCTAACGGACACTGGCCCCATCTGTCTCTCCCGCCATCCTGAGCTGATTACCGGGTTTTGAGGTGCAAGGACTGTTTGCGGCAGAAGCCTCAGGAGTGGTGGGAGACGTTTTGGTAGGAGAGGAGGCTCTGGAGGAGCGCTTGGAGTCGGCACTGGGGTCGGGCACCAGCTCCGGCACAGACCAGCGCCCGTTGATGTGCTCGAACTCCTGAACCTGGAGGCGCGGGGAAGCCGTAGGGACGGGGATCAGCTCCAGCGACCGGACACAGAGCAAGCCCCAGCGCTTCCCCCTGTCTCGCACCAGCGGGAGTCCGGAACTCAGGGACGAGAGGCAgaggagcacagggtctaggcggCCAGCCTCTTTGGCTGAGGGGAAGACGGATACCTTCTTCTTGACGAGAGACATGACTCCAATGCGGGTCAACACTTGCTGGCGACTCAGTCCCTCCCGAGGGACCCCGTCAGCAAAGGTTTCAGAGCCGTCTGCCCCGGGCTCACAGAGATGGCGCATGAACAAAGACACATAGGCCCTAAGGAGCACGGGGGTAGGAGGTGGGTTAGGAGAGCCTTAGAGGGGACAGGGCAGTAAAGGGGGCACAGGGATTACTGAACCCGAAAGCTCCCGGGTGCCTCCAGGGCTCCTCCCCTGGGCCTCTCGATCTCACCGTCACCTGTCCTCCAAATCCGAactcccccagctgcccccgcccccctgcATCTCCACAGTCCCCTTGGCCTTGGTTACTTCATTCCTAGGCCCCATCAGTCAGCTCTTCATCCTTCCCACCAGCTCCCCTGCCAGGTTATCGTGGTCAAATAAATGTGAGGCAAGGACAGCCCAGGTGAGGCTCCGGTCTCGACTGCCTCTCCCACTGGGGAGGGAAGCCCAGCCGCCCTGCTCTAGGCTCATcagaggggaggtggggcaggCTGAGCCCACCCCCCAGGAAACTGAGCCAGGAAACACCGTCTGGCAGGGAGTACGGTGATCAGCTGAGTAAGGTCACATCATATGGTGGCCAAGAGGAAGGCAGTAACACCCAAAGTTTTCACCCTTCCATCCAACTCAGCCCTGTATCACCCGCACTCACTTGAACTCTTTTTCAGTCTTGCCCCTGAGGTCCCGCACCAGCCACTGGGTGGTGAAGGCGTCCTGTGGGGGCATGCCCCAGCGCATCACAGCATTGAGGAAGGCCTTCCGCTGACGGGTGTTGAATCCCAACACCTGATGATGGGGGCAAGGAGGGAGCGGGCAGTGAATGTCCAGGATCTCATTTCTTGGTCTGTTCTACCCTCAGTGACTCAGCTTCAATTTCCTGCATTCTCTCCTCAGGGGCCTAGGCCAGCTCTCACCTCAATGTTGCCCCCAACTCGAGCCAGCAGTGGAGGCAGTGGCTTATCCTTTTCGTTCCGGAGCTGCCTCTTGGACTGTCGACGCCCTGGGTGGGGAGATGGTGACCCCGGTTAGTAGAGCTGCCACCTCCTCCCCGCCTCACTCTTTCCTAGCCCTCCATTCTCACAAGATACAGAACACAGGAAAGgcctgtgtcagctctgaggcgCTTCTAATTTTCTTCCCAGCGCATTCAGAGCTACTAACCCAATAGGTCCAAAAGAATCGAGTCACACTAAAAAATCAGTTGCACCCGTATGATGCAAGCAagattactggtgggaatgtaaaatgctgtgACCTTTCTTGATCTTTCATCTAGGTGTCTAAGCCTGCGTGGTTATATACTCCCAATTTTAACAGTGGTGAGATTATagatacttcttcctttctgcttaCCTGCAATCTTTACTTTTTCTACAAATGAGCATTTTGTATAAAAATAGTGGGCTTACTAGACAATGGGAAGTGAAATGGGAAGAGGTGTGGTAGAAAGACGAGAGAACAGACGCCACCTTCAGGACGCTCATCAAAgtcttcatcctcctcctctgAGCCCACTGAGTATTCTGACTGGTTATCTGCGAGGGGAAGGGCTCAGTGGTCAGTGGTGGCTCCCTGGATAAGCCCAGGCCGGGGCCCTTGTGTCTGGACGCCTCCCCTCGGAGACTTCTGCACCTTCGCTCTGGCCTCGGCCCCCCTAGGGATGCTGGATGACTGCCTGCAGCCTGACTCAGGACCACACACCATGTCCACTCACCCACCTGCCTCCTGACTCCTGCACAGCCCACTCTAAACAGGGACCCCTGGGTGTCCACCCGAGCCCTCTGAGAGTGCTAGATAGCCGAGGTCACCTGCAAATCCACCTGGCCTCCGAGTAGCTCCCAGTGTCCCTCCCTAATCTCTTTCCACTTGGCAGGGAAGGCCCTGACTTCTAAGCCCCTCCTTTCCTCTAAATGCCCCCAGCTCCAAGCTCCTTCCCAGTGCTCTCCCCTTCCCAACTCCTCCGTCAGGGGCGGCCCTCACCTTGGTCCTCCTGCGCGGCGTCGTTGTAGTTAACCTGCTTGCGGACCCTCTTGCCTTTGCCGAGGTTTCGGGCCAGGTCTTCCTGCTGCTGCTCGTAGTGGTGTCTCAGCAGCTTCTCCCAGTAGTCGGGATCCACGTTCTCCTCCTGCTTGATGATCTCTCGTTCAATTTCCTCAATCTGAAGGGCAGCAGGACGAACGCTGAAGGCCTCCCCTTCCAGTCCTTCCACCCTGACAAAATCCCTACTCGCCCGACAAAATCCCTACTCGCCCGACCAAATCCCTACTCGCCCGACAAAATCCCTACTCGCCCGACAAAATCCCTACTCGCCCGACCAAATCCCTACTCGCCCGACCAAATCCCTACTCGCCCGACAAAATCCCTACTCGCCTGACCAAATCCCTACTCGCCTGACCAAATCCCTACTCGCCTGCCTCCACCCAGCCCTAGACCTCGTCACTGTGTGTAAGTTTTCCTTACCTCTTACCTGCAATATACTTCTCCTCCTCGTTATTTCCCTCTTTTCCAAACCTCTCCTCTAGTGCCCTCTGTGTCCCTCCCACTCTGACTCAGAAGGTCCCCTCCCGAGTTTATCACCACTTTCTCTGCCTAAGTTTTCTCCAAAGTCCAGTCTCATCCTTTAGACCAAGAAGTTGTCTGAGGTCCACTGCCGCTCTTTGATGGGCACCGGGGTAAGAGATCAGATAAAAAACAAGCGCGAAGGGGGAGCCTCCAACTTCAAGCTCTGGTCAAGGACGTCGGACACCACCCTTCAGAGATGGCCCGGGATGGACAGCGTCTGGCCCCAAGCCTCTCACCTTGTCTTCCTCCCTCACCACGTACTGGGCCACCTTGAAGGAGCTGAGATACTCGTTCATGTTCTGCACATCAGTGTCCTCAGTTGCATCCTGGTTCCGGTCCAAGAGCCGAGCGATGGCCTCGTTGTCATAGTGAATCACACTGCTGTCCTCCTCCTTGTTCTCCCCTGGTGGAGTTGGGGAACGAGAGGGGACTCTGAGCTCTAACCAGAACCTCAGGCAGAACTTTAGAGAGATCAGAGGAAAGCCTTCCCCTCTGCTTCCTCTTCACAGGAGCTCTGGAGGAGAAGGCCCTTTCCCTGGACGTACATCTACACAGAGATTTGCTGTTGTTTTCAACCTTACAGGTAAGGAAAGAAGCCAACCCTCCTCCAAGGATGCAGAGAAGACGTTTTCCTCAGGGGGTTTCAGAAGAGAAGTGCTCATAGACAGCAAAGACCTGCTTACAGGGAGCTGCAGAAAAGGCTCTCACCCTCATTTTCATCCTTAAATAGCTCCTCGGTGCCAAATTTGAGGATGTCATCCAGCTCCTGCTTGGACATGGAGCCCGCCTTGGAGCCCAGCCCAGGCCGCACCACCAGATGTGTCAGCATCATCTTCCTCTTGGCCACCTGTGTGATTCGCTCTTCCACTGATGCGCGAGTCACAAACCGGTAAATCATCACTTTGTTGGCCTGGCCGATCCGATGAGCACGGCTGAAGGCCTGCAGGGGCCGGAAAGTGGGGATGCGCCAGGGGAATGGCAGGGGAGACACCCCCTACATGCTCTGGAAAAGAGGCTGACAAGGAAGGGTCTTCTACCCACCAAGACGTTTATTTCTGACCCCAGGACAGACAGACACATCTCCTTGCTCAAAGGGGCTCCAGGAGGCGTGTTCTCACCTGGATATCGTTATGGGGGTTCCAGTCTGAATCAAAGATGATGACAGTGTCGGCAGTGGCCAGATTGATGCCCAGGCCTCCAGCGCGGGTGGACAGGAGGAAGCAGAACTGTTGGGCCCCAGGAGCTAGGAGGCAAGAAGCAGGAGATCAGGCCTTTCTTGTACCCAGCAGGTCTGTCCACCTGCACCTAGATGTTCCCTGACGACAAACAATGACGCCCTCAACTCAAAAGCCCAGGTGGCTGATATCCTCCCAGGCTGGCACCCTCGCAGCCCAGGGACCGAGGCACAGGTTTCTGGGGCCTCCCACACCCAGCAGGGACCAAGGCCCCCCCTTACCGTTGAAGCGGTCGATGGCCTCCTGCCTCAGGGCACCAGTGATGCCGCCGTCAATGCGCTCATACTTGTAGCCTTCGTAGTCTAAGAAGTCCTCTAGCAAGTCTAACATCTTGGTCATCTAGAGCAAGAGAAAAGGCAGGAGTCTAGAACGACGAGGCAGTGGGATGCGCCCTGTCTGTCCTGACTACCTCTTTATTCTCTCTCAACCCCAGTCCTTACACTGTACCCCTGCCCTGTCATATACCACCCCCCAGATGcttcctccacccccagctcctcctgggacattcttgtcattcttttttttttttttttttttttttcggtacgtgggcctctcactgttgtggcctctcccattgcggagcacaggctccggacgcgcaggctcagcggccacggctcacgggcccagccgctccgcggcatgtgggatcttcccggaccgtggcacgaacccgtgtcccctgcactggcaggcggactctcaaccactgcgccaccagggaagcccctctctctctTGATTTAAGGCCATTTCTCCTAAGGCAGAGGTTCTCCTCTGACACCCATGACAAGGTTTCAGGGAAATCTATGAATCCCCTGAAAATGTGTACAAGATTGTCTAGCTGTGTGTGCTGTTCTCCGGAGAACAGACCCACAGCTTGCAGCAGATTTCCAAAAGGTCAgtgctctcctcccttccccaataAGGTTAAGAAACAGTACCAGTCCCAGAGACGACCTTTAGGAGGCAGACGGCTCACCCTTCCCCTCCGCCCCTTTTGGCGTACAGGGACTGGACTACAACGTCCAACAGCCTTAATTAAGAACAGGGATCAGAGACCAGGATGCACTTGGCTACACCGGGAACTCTTAGGGGTGTAATTGCCCAACCTTGCATCCCGTGGCAACCACAGGAACGAGATAAGCGATTATCTGATGGTGAGAAAGAGCTAGAGGGACGGGTCACCTGCGAGAAGATGAGCACTCTGTGTCCTTGCTCCTTCAGCTTCCGCAGCATCTTCTGCAGTAGCATGAGCTTCCCAGATGCCTTAATAAGTGCCCCACCCTCATATGCCCCACTGGGAAGTTTGGGGGACTCctgaaaagaaggcaggaaaaaaggaGAGGGTCAGTCAACACGCCCCCGTATTCTGACTATGCCTAGAAAGCTGGAGGCCCAAATCCAGGCTCCACATCTTTACAATTCCTACTCTTCTCAGAAATCTAGTCTCTGGCCCTCCAGCCCAACTCCAGCCCTGTGCTCAACTGCCCATGTTTCCAAAGAGCCAGGCGTTTCACAGTCCCCCAGCTCCCGTATCTACCATAGCAGCCACAGGAAAGAGATATGGATGGTTGCAGCACTTCTTAAGATCCATCATGATGTTAAGCAACGACACTTGGTTCCCACCTCCTCGTGAATTCAAGGCCTCAAAATTTCGGGTCAGGATATACTTGTAGTATTTCCTAAAGCCCAAGGCAGGGGCATAGAAGAGACACAATAAAGGAAGCAATTATGATGTTGCATTTGGGCACCAACTCTTGGAAAGCTGCCACCAAATCCTCAACCCTGGTCCAGGTAACCCGCCTTGCATCTCACTTCTGCATGGGACTCAGCTCCACGCGGACGATGAGCTCTGTCTTGGCCGGCATATTCTTAAAGACATCAGCCTTGAGCCTCCTCAGCATATGTGGCCCCAGCAAGTCATGAAGTTTCTTAATCTGGTCTTCTTTGGATATGTCGGCaaactcctccaggaagccttccagatTGCTAgtagccagaaggagaaaaggaaatgagtaGGCGTCAGGTTCTTTGCCCCTGACCTCAGGCTCTATTCTTCATTTCAGATGAATCCTCCTCCCACTCATCTTCTCAGTCCCTCCACGTCTCCTCTCTGCAGGCCACCCTAACGGAGCCACTTACTTAAACCTCTCTGGGGTGAGGAAGTTCAGCAGATGGAAGAGCTCCTCCAGATTATTCTGCAATGGAGTCCCTGTCAGCAGCAACTTATGATCTATCTTGTAGCCATTGAGGACCCTGAAAAACTAGAAAATGGGGCAAggaaaggcagaggaaagggCCCATCAGTGGCAAGTGGCTGGCCCACAGTTAATCACCTTTCCCTGCCTCTAGCTCCTATTTCCTTCAGGATCAGAGGCCCTCACATccctagtcctctccctcttccaaCCTGGACTTCTCCCCAGACTTATTCCCAGGCTTCCTGCCTCCCTGATTGCAGAAAGTCCCTGCAACTGTATTTTTTAGGACTAGGGCAAGTAGGAGTCCACAGCCTCAAGTTTCTGAGGCCTGGGTATCTCACTCACCTTGGACTGGTTGTTCTTGAGCCGATGGGCCTCATCCACCACGAGACAGGCCCAGCGGATGGAGCCAAGAGCTGCCTGGTCAATGGTGATCAGCTCATACGATGTCAGCAGAACGTGGAACTTCACTTGTGCCTCCCTCTGCCAACACAACCGTTGTCCACTTGGCTGCCACCCCACACCCAAGCGTCTAGGCCTCCACCCCCACTCTCCACGCAGACACCCAGTCCCAACTGAGACTCCCAAAGGGAGCCCGTTGTCCTGTCCTCCAACTTTGACTCCATGCAGGGACTTCTGAATGTGGCCCCCAAACTTGTACCACCTGTCCAGGATGCACAGATCCCTGCACACCCCTGCGAGTACCCACTACATCTGCAGGACTGGAGTGCCGAGGTGTGAGGGAaggtggaggaaaggagggagaaagctGAATGGGGAATAAAGGAACTGAAGTCCTGGTTGGGGCAACGAAACGACAGATCTGAGGACTTTAGAGGACATGAGATAGAGGGGCTTACCTTCATCTTAAAAGCTTTCTTGCCACCTTTGATGGCATTGTCTTCAAAGGAAAACTCATTCTCACGAATGATGGCTCGGCTGTCCTTGTCACCCGTGTATGTCACCACATAGAACTTGGGTGCCCACATCTGGAACTCCCGCTCCCAGTTAATGATGGTGGAGAGAGGGGCGCTCACCAGGAAGGGACCCTTTGTGTGGCCCTGGGAGTCGAGGGTGGGGGACCTTTAGTCTAGGCTCACGGTCATACAACCCGGTCCGCTGCCTgccgtccccctccccccagttctctgccctcaccctccaCTCCCACCTTCCCCAGTCCAGGCTAGGCCTCAGCACGGCTGTCCCCCTCAGGGCCCGAGAGTCTAGCACCTCCTTATACAGTGAGTAGAGGAAGACGATGGTTTGTATGGTCTTGCCCAGTCCCATCTCATCAGCCAGAATGGTGTCAGTGCCCTGGGCCCACGAGAAGCGTAGCCAGTTCAAGCCCTCCAGCTGATACATGTGCAGTGTGCCTCCAGTGGCTGTGATGAACCGTGGCTGAGTCTCGTATTTCACTGTAGGCTGTAGAAGCAAGAAGTCAGGAAGCTCAGGGGAACCATCAGCTGCTCCTCCGGTCttggcctcctcctcccctctccccggcACTGATATCAAATGGGATTACAAGTCCCTCTCCTATGGCCTGAGCTTATGAATGTTTGAGTCTGCGGTGCCTCCCCCTCATTCCTTAAAACAATACCCAGAAGCACTGTGGGGAAGGAAACTGGTAGAAGAGCCCTGTGTGCTGCTGTCTCTAGCAGCTCTCACTCCTGTGCCAAAATTCCTAGCACTCTTGGGGCAAAGCTGAACACTGAAGCAAGAGCTACTGTTGAAAGAAGCTGTTGAAACTCTGGGAAGTTCTGTCAGAAGCCCCCAGGAAATCTTCAATCACCATGGCTCCAGAAATGGGAGACAGGCCAAGTGAGAGGACTTACATCATTAGTAGGAGAGCTGGGAGGCCCATCACCCTGCagctccttcttcttcttcttatactTGCGGGGCTGGGCGGGGTCCTCCCCCATAATTAGTTCTCTGGGAAAAGAGTGGGTCTGAGTGAGACCTGGTCCTTGGACCCACCCCGTCCTTCTGAACCCACTCCAGACCTAGCTCCCACTTTCCATAACCGGGATTTTCTCACACTCCCTTTCTCCCAGGTTCTTTACCCTCACCCCTTGGAATTCAGCTCTAAAGCCAACCCTCCCCACTCCTCGGCATCGTCACCCCTATTACTCAGGCTAgatcttctttctgttcctcacacTGCCTCCTTCCCGACCCCACCGCAAACAACCCAGCCCAGGCCCCCACTGCCCTCAATTCTAGATTGGGTCTGTCCCTACTGCATCTCATTT
Protein-coding sequences here:
- the CHD3 gene encoding chromodomain-helicase-DNA-binding protein 3 isoform X17 — its product is MASPLRDEEEEEEEMVVSEEEEEEEEEGDEEEEEVEAADEDYEEDDDEGVLGRGPGHDRGRDRHSPPGCHLFPPPPPPLPPPPPPPPPPPPDKDDIRLLPSALGVKKRKRGPKKQKENKPGKPRKRKKLDSEEEFGSERDEYREKSESGGSEYGTGPGRKRRRKHREKKEKKTKRRKKGEGDGGQKQVEQKSSATLLLTWGLEDVEHVFSEEDYHTLTNYKAFSQFMRPLIAKKNPKIPMSKMMTILGAKWREFSANNPFKGSAAAVAAAAAAAAAAVAEQVSAAVSSATPIAPSGPPALPPPPAADIQPPPIRRAKTKEGKGPGHKRRSKSPRVPDGRKKLRGKKMAPLKIKLGLLGSKRKKGGSYVFQSDEGPEPEAEESDLDSGSVHSASGRPDGPVRTKKLKRGRPGRKKKKVLGCPAVAGEEEVDGYETDHQDYCEVCQQGGEIILCDTCPRAYHLVCLDPELDRAPEGKWSCPHCEKEGVQWEAKEEEEDYEEEGEEEGEKEEEDDHMEYCRVCKDGGELLCCDACISSYHIHCLNPPLPDIPNGEWLCPRCTCPVLKGRVQKILHWRWGEPPVAVPAPQQADGNPDAPPARPLQGRSEREFFVKWVGLSYWHCSWAKELQLEIFHLVMYRNYQRKNDMDEPPPLDYGSGEDDGKSDKRKVKDPHYAEMEEKYYRFGIKPEWMTVHRIINHTVDKKGNYHYLVKWRDLPYDQSTWEEDEMNIPEYEDHKQSYWRHRELIMGEDPAQPRKYKKKKKELQGDGPPSSPTNDPTVKYETQPRFITATGGTLHMYQLEGLNWLRFSWAQGTDTILADEMGLGKTIQTIVFLYSLYKEGHTKGPFLVSAPLSTIINWEREFQMWAPKFYVVTYTGDKDSRAIIRENEFSFEDNAIKGGKKAFKMKREAQVKFHVLLTSYELITIDQAALGSIRWACLVVDEAHRLKNNQSKFFRVLNGYKIDHKLLLTGTPLQNNLEELFHLLNFLTPERFNNLEGFLEEFADISKEDQIKKLHDLLGPHMLRRLKADVFKNMPAKTELIVRVELSPMQKKYYKYILTRNFEALNSRGGGNQVSLLNIMMDLKKCCNHPYLFPVAAMESPKLPSGAYEGGALIKASGKLMLLQKMLRKLKEQGHRVLIFSQMTKMLDLLEDFLDYEGYKYERIDGGITGALRQEAIDRFNAPGAQQFCFLLSTRAGGLGINLATADTVIIFDSDWNPHNDIQAFSRAHRIGQANKVMIYRFVTRASVEERITQVAKRKMMLTHLVVRPGLGSKAGSMSKQELDDILKFGTEELFKDENEGENKEEDSSVIHYDNEAIARLLDRNQDATEDTDVQNMNEYLSSFKVAQYVVREEDKIEEIEREIIKQEENVDPDYWEKLLRHHYEQQQEDLARNLGKGKRVRKQVNYNDAAQEDQDNQSEYSVGSEEEDEDFDERPEGGVCSLVFLPHLFPFHFPLSRRRQSKRQLRNEKDKPLPPLLARVGGNIEVLGFNTRQRKAFLNAVMRWGMPPQDAFTTQWLVRDLRGKTEKEFKAYVSLFMRHLCEPGADGSETFADGVPREGLSRQQVLTRIGVMSLVKKKVQEFEHINGRWSVPELVPDPSADSKRSSRASSPTKTSPTTPEASAANSPCTSKPATPAPSEKGDGVRTPLEKDEAENQEERPEKNSKAGEKMETEADTPSPAPSPGERLEPRKIPLEDEVPGVPGEMEPEPGYRGDREKSATESTPGERGEEKPMDGQEHRERPEGETGDLGKRAEDVKGDRELRPGPPRDELRSNGRREEKAEKPRFMFNIADGGFTELHTLWQNEERAAISSGKLNEIWHRRHDYWLLAGIVLHGYARWQDIQNDAQFAIINEPFKTEANKGNFLEMKNKFLARRFKLLEQALVIEEQLRRAAYLNLSQEPAHPAMALHARFAEAECLAESHQHLSKESLAGNKPANAVLHKVTDSWPL
- the CHD3 gene encoding chromodomain-helicase-DNA-binding protein 3 isoform X15, with protein sequence MASPLRDEEEEEEEMVVSEEEEEEEEEGDEEEEEVEAADEDYEEDDDEGVLGRGPGHDRGRDRHSPPGCHLFPPPPPPLPPPPPPPPPPPPDKDDIRLLPSALGVKKRKRGPKKQKENKPGKPRKRKKLDSEEEFGSERDEYREKSESGGSEYGTGPGRKRRRKHREKKEKKTKRRKKGEGDGGQKQVEQKSSATLLLTWGLEDVEHVFSEEDYHTLTNYKAFSQFMRPLIAKKNPKIPMSKMMTILGAKWREFSANNPFKGSAAAVAAAAAAAAAAVAEQVSAAVSSATPIAPSGPPALPPPPAADIQPPPIRRAKTKEGKGPGHKRRSKSPRVPDGRKKLRGKKMAPLKIKLGLLGSKRKKGGSYVFQSDEGPEPEAEESDLDSGSVHSASGRPDGPVRTKKLKRGRPGRKKKKVLGCPAVAGEEEVDGYETDHQDYCEVCQQGGEIILCDTCPRAYHLVCLDPELDRAPEGKWSCPHCEKEGVQWEAKEEEEDYEEEGEEEGEKEEEDDHMEYCRVCKDGGELLCCDACISSYHIHCLNPPLPDIPNGEWLCPRCTCPVLKGRVQKILHWRWGEPPVAVPAPQQADGNPDAPPARPLQGRSEREFFVKWVGLSYWHCSWAKELQLEIFHLVMYRNYQRKNDMDEPPPLDYGSGEDDGKSDKRKVKDPHYAEMEEKYYRFGIKPEWMTVHRIINHTVDKKGNYHYLVKWRDLPYDQSTWEEDEMNIPEYEDHKQSYWRHRELIMGEDPAQPRKYKKKKKELQGDGPPSSPTNDPTVKYETQPRFITATGGTLHMYQLEGLNWLRFSWAQGTDTILADEMGLGKTIQTIVFLYSLYKEGHTKGPFLVSAPLSTIINWEREFQMWAPKFYVVTYTGDKDSRAIIRENEFSFEDNAIKGGKKAFKMKREAQVKFHVLLTSYELITIDQAALGSIRWACLVVDEAHRLKNNQSKFFRVLNGYKIDHKLLLTGTPLQNNLEELFHLLNFLTPERFNNLEGFLEEFADISKEDQIKKLHDLLGPHMLRRLKADVFKNMPAKTELIVRVELSPMQKKYYKYILTRNFEALNSRGGGNQVSLLNIMMDLKKCCNHPYLFPVAAMESPKLPSGAYEGGALIKASGKLMLLQKMLRKLKEQGHRVLIFSQMTKMLDLLEDFLDYEGYKYERIDGGITGALRQEAIDRFNAPGAQQFCFLLSTRAGGLGINLATADTVIIFDSDWNPHNDIQAFSRAHRIGQANKVMIYRFVTRASVEERITQVAKRKMMLTHLVVRPGLGSKAGSMSKQELDDILKFGTEELFKDENEGENKEEDSSVIHYDNEAIARLLDRNQDATEDTDVQNMNEYLSSFKVAQYVVREEDKIEEIEREIIKQEENVDPDYWEKLLRHHYEQQQEDLARNLGKGKRVRKQVNYNDAAQEDQDNQSEYSVGSEEEDEDFDERPEGGVCSLVFLPHLFPFHFPLSRRRQSKRQLRNEKDKPLPPLLARVGGNIEVLGFNTRQRKAFLNAVMRWGMPPQDAFTTQWLVRDLRGKTEKEFKAYVSLFMRHLCEPGADGSETFADGVPREGLSRQQVLTRIGVMSLVKKKVQEFEHINGRWSVPELVPDPSADSKRSSRASSPTKTSPTTPEASAANSPCTSKPATPAPSEKGDGVRTPLEKDEAENQEERPEKNSKAGEKMETEADTPSPAPSPGERLEPRKIPLEDEVPGVPGEMEPEPGYRGDREKSATESTPGERGEEKPMDGQEHRERPEGETGDLGKRAEDVKGDRELRPGPPRDELRSNGRREEKAEKPRFMFNIADGGFTELHTLWQNEERAAISSGKLNEIWHRRHDYWLLAGIVLHGYARWQDIQNDAQFAIINEPFKTEANKGNFLEMKNKFLARRFKLLEQALVIEEQLRRAAYLNLSQEPAHPAMALHARFAEAECLAESHQHLSKESLAGNKPANAVLHKGKGRGGPARGRAHNAAD